In Takifugu flavidus isolate HTHZ2018 chromosome 5, ASM371156v2, whole genome shotgun sequence, the following proteins share a genomic window:
- the adam28 gene encoding disintegrin and metalloproteinase domain-containing protein 28 isoform X2, which yields MTPTPLLWLFIAGASLRLSESHSHEFGEVMHYQVVRPVRLHSLRKRGTESVRPETVKYAMTLGGRDIEMHLERNDELLTKDYTETYYQEDGSRVTAAPNDIDHCYYHGRIAGHSSSSVSISTCDGLRGYFRTSAQRYLIEPLSGGDEGNHAVMTLNAGNSTPRVCGVTNTSWSEDFEPPTGRSRSRSGGFGIVQQQKYLELYLVGDFRMYEKLKRDQNAVRKRMFEIVNFVNMAYKPLRTFIALVGLEIWSNGDQISVTPPAGANLNAFMKWRNDELLKRKKHDNAHLISGIDFEGGTVGLAFIGTLCSGHSVGVVQDHNDRAIAIGATLAHEMGHNLGMNHDDSSACVCSGDSCIMAAALSWNIPRTFSSCSNNNYEKYLLNRSPTCLLDKPDYLSIEAPAVCGNGFKEKGEQCDCGTLQECTNPCCNATTCRLTEGSQCAEGDCCDNCKIAPRSKECRRKEDECDLEEYCDGQKAVCPEDVFAVNGLPCEEGRGYCYNGNCPQRPDQCVKMYGVGAIEAARYCYDKNTRGTYFAFCKRTATQYIPCQAEDVMCGKLFCHNGQGNPNYGRMVQFGNCKASFFDDEDHTKDYGQVDAGSKCGDGMVCSQNECVELKTAYRNTNCSARCSGHAVCNHKNQCQCMPGWMPPDCTSEDGQFSLSKKGVIGVAVAVILVLLGLVAAVLAFLWKKGKIPTMHAQRKPARPREQPGTRPYTAPPPVQFMQPSKPAVVKPRIAPPPPPPAGNRPKPLMPNYMGARQALRPVPPPKV from the exons ATGACGCCGACGCCCCTGCTGTGGCTCTTCATCGCCGGCGCTTCTCTCCGACTTTCAG AGAGCCATAGTCATGAGTTCGGGGAGGTTATGCACTACCAGGTGGTTCGACCTGTCCGACTTCACTCGCTCAGAAAAAGAGGCACAGAG AGTGTCAGACCAGAGACGGTTAAATACGCCATGACTTTAGGAGGAAGAGACATCGAGATGCATTTGGAGAGAAATGA TGAATTACTCACCAAAGATTACACTGAGACTTACTACCAAGAGGATGGGAGCCGTGTTACTGCAGCACCAAATGACATT GATCACTGTTACTACCACGGGAGGATCGCGGGCCACAGCAGCTCATCCGTCAGCATCAGCACGTGTGACGGACTCAG GGGGTACTTCCGCACATCCGCTCAGAGGTACCTGATTGAGCCCCTGTCAGGGGGTGACGAAGGCAACCATGCTGTGATGACCCTTAACGCCGGCAACTCCACGCCACGCGTCTGCGGCGTCACCAACACCAGCTGGAGTGAGGACTTTGAGCCCCCGACAGGACGCAGCCGCTCCAGATCAGGG GGCTTTGGCAtcgtccagcagcagaaatacCTGGAACTCTACCTCGTTGGTGATTTTCGTATG TACGAGAAGCTGAAGCGAGATCAAAatgcagtgaggaagaggatgtttGAAATCGTCAACTTTGTGAACATG GCCTACAAACCACTGAGGACCTTCATCGCTCTGGTGGGTTTGGAGATCTGGTCCAATGGTGACCAGATCTCTGTGACCCCCCCAGCTGGTGCCAACCTGAATGCTTTCATGAAGTGGAGGAACGATGAGCTGCTCAAGAGGAAAAAGCACGACAATGCTCATCTGATCAG TGGTATCGACTTTGAAGGTGGCACCGTTGGGCTGGCTTTCATCGGCACGCTTTGTTCTGGTCACTCCGTTGGCGTTGTACAG GATCACAATGACCGCGCCATCGCCATTGGTGCCACCCTGGCTCATGAGATGGGCCATAACCTGGGCATGAACCACGACGACTCCAGCGCCTGCGTGTGTTCTGGTGACAGTTGCATCATGGCTGCAGCGCTCAG CTGGAATATCCCTCgcaccttcagcagctgcagcaacaacaactaTGAGAAATACCTGCTGAACCGCAGCCCCACCTGCCTGCTGGATAAACCAGACTACCTCAGCATCGAGGCCCCTGCCGTCTGTGGGAACGGCTTCAAGGAGAAGGGGGAGCAGTGCGACTGTGGCACCCTGCAG GAGTGCACAAACCCGTGCTGCAACGCCACCACCTGCAGGCTGACGGAGGGTTCGCAGTGCGCAGAGGGAGACTGTTGCGACAACTGCAAG ATTGCGCCTCGTTCCAAGGAGTGTCGCAGGAAAGAGGATGAGTGTGACCTGGAAGAGTACTGCGATGGGCAGAAGGCTGTCTGTCCAGAGGATGTGTTCGCTGTCAACGGCCTCCCGTGCGAAGAAGGTCGGGGATACTGCTACAATGGCAACTGTCCACAGAGGCCAGACCAGTGCGTTAAGATGTATGGAGTGG GTGCTATTGAGGCTGCAAGATACTGCTACGACAAGAACACCAGGGGAACCTACTTCGCATTCTGCAAGCGAACAGCTACCCAGTACATCCCCTGCCAGGCGGA AGACGTGATGTGCGGCAAGCTTTTCTGCCACAACGGGCAGGGCAACCCCAACTACGGCCGCATGGTCCAATTCGGCAACTGTAAGGCCTCCTTCTTCGACGATGAGGACCACACCAAAGACTACGGACAGGTGGACGCCGGGTCGAAATGTGGCGATGGGATG GTGTGCAGCCAGAACGAGTGCGTGGAGCTGAAGACGGCTTACAGGAACACCAATTGCTCAGCCAGATGCTCCGGTCACGCT GTGTGTAACCACAAGAACCAGTGTCAGTGCATGCCCGGCTGGATGCCCCCCGACTGCACATCCGAAGACGGACAATTCTCTCTCTCCAAAA agggGGTCATTGGTGTTGCCGTGGCGGTGATACTGGTGCTGTTGGGGCTCGTCGCTGCTGTTCTGGCCTTCCTCTGGAAAAAGGGAAAGATACCGAC GATGCACGCTCAGAGGAAACCGGCCCGACCCAGAGAACAGCCCGGCACCCGCCCGTACACAGCGCCACCTCCTGTCCAGTTCATGCAACCTTCAAAG CCTGCGGTTGTGAAGCCCAGAatagctccacctccaccaccccccGCTGGGAATAGACCAAAACCTCTGATGCCAAACTACATGGGTGCACGTCAG GCACTGAGGCCAGTCCCGCCACCAAAGGTCTGA
- the adam28 gene encoding disintegrin and metalloproteinase domain-containing protein 28 isoform X1, with amino-acid sequence MDPAVMLLICLVLLLKPGLAWRALFSVAPQDILESHSHEFGEVMHYQVVRPVRLHSLRKRGTESVRPETVKYAMTLGGRDIEMHLERNDELLTKDYTETYYQEDGSRVTAAPNDIDHCYYHGRIAGHSSSSVSISTCDGLRGYFRTSAQRYLIEPLSGGDEGNHAVMTLNAGNSTPRVCGVTNTSWSEDFEPPTGRSRSRSGGFGIVQQQKYLELYLVGDFRMYEKLKRDQNAVRKRMFEIVNFVNMAYKPLRTFIALVGLEIWSNGDQISVTPPAGANLNAFMKWRNDELLKRKKHDNAHLISGIDFEGGTVGLAFIGTLCSGHSVGVVQDHNDRAIAIGATLAHEMGHNLGMNHDDSSACVCSGDSCIMAAALSWNIPRTFSSCSNNNYEKYLLNRSPTCLLDKPDYLSIEAPAVCGNGFKEKGEQCDCGTLQECTNPCCNATTCRLTEGSQCAEGDCCDNCKIAPRSKECRRKEDECDLEEYCDGQKAVCPEDVFAVNGLPCEEGRGYCYNGNCPQRPDQCVKMYGVGAIEAARYCYDKNTRGTYFAFCKRTATQYIPCQAEDVMCGKLFCHNGQGNPNYGRMVQFGNCKASFFDDEDHTKDYGQVDAGSKCGDGMVCSQNECVELKTAYRNTNCSARCSGHAVCNHKNQCQCMPGWMPPDCTSEDGQFSLSKKGVIGVAVAVILVLLGLVAAVLAFLWKKGKIPTMHAQRKPARPREQPGTRPYTAPPPVQFMQPSKPAVVKPRIAPPPPPPAGNRPKPLMPNYMGARQALRPVPPPKV; translated from the exons ATGGATccagctgtgatgctgctgataTGTTTagttctgctgctgaagcctgGGTTAGCCTGGAGGGCTTTATTCAGTGTGGCTCCTCAAGACATTTTGG AGAGCCATAGTCATGAGTTCGGGGAGGTTATGCACTACCAGGTGGTTCGACCTGTCCGACTTCACTCGCTCAGAAAAAGAGGCACAGAG AGTGTCAGACCAGAGACGGTTAAATACGCCATGACTTTAGGAGGAAGAGACATCGAGATGCATTTGGAGAGAAATGA TGAATTACTCACCAAAGATTACACTGAGACTTACTACCAAGAGGATGGGAGCCGTGTTACTGCAGCACCAAATGACATT GATCACTGTTACTACCACGGGAGGATCGCGGGCCACAGCAGCTCATCCGTCAGCATCAGCACGTGTGACGGACTCAG GGGGTACTTCCGCACATCCGCTCAGAGGTACCTGATTGAGCCCCTGTCAGGGGGTGACGAAGGCAACCATGCTGTGATGACCCTTAACGCCGGCAACTCCACGCCACGCGTCTGCGGCGTCACCAACACCAGCTGGAGTGAGGACTTTGAGCCCCCGACAGGACGCAGCCGCTCCAGATCAGGG GGCTTTGGCAtcgtccagcagcagaaatacCTGGAACTCTACCTCGTTGGTGATTTTCGTATG TACGAGAAGCTGAAGCGAGATCAAAatgcagtgaggaagaggatgtttGAAATCGTCAACTTTGTGAACATG GCCTACAAACCACTGAGGACCTTCATCGCTCTGGTGGGTTTGGAGATCTGGTCCAATGGTGACCAGATCTCTGTGACCCCCCCAGCTGGTGCCAACCTGAATGCTTTCATGAAGTGGAGGAACGATGAGCTGCTCAAGAGGAAAAAGCACGACAATGCTCATCTGATCAG TGGTATCGACTTTGAAGGTGGCACCGTTGGGCTGGCTTTCATCGGCACGCTTTGTTCTGGTCACTCCGTTGGCGTTGTACAG GATCACAATGACCGCGCCATCGCCATTGGTGCCACCCTGGCTCATGAGATGGGCCATAACCTGGGCATGAACCACGACGACTCCAGCGCCTGCGTGTGTTCTGGTGACAGTTGCATCATGGCTGCAGCGCTCAG CTGGAATATCCCTCgcaccttcagcagctgcagcaacaacaactaTGAGAAATACCTGCTGAACCGCAGCCCCACCTGCCTGCTGGATAAACCAGACTACCTCAGCATCGAGGCCCCTGCCGTCTGTGGGAACGGCTTCAAGGAGAAGGGGGAGCAGTGCGACTGTGGCACCCTGCAG GAGTGCACAAACCCGTGCTGCAACGCCACCACCTGCAGGCTGACGGAGGGTTCGCAGTGCGCAGAGGGAGACTGTTGCGACAACTGCAAG ATTGCGCCTCGTTCCAAGGAGTGTCGCAGGAAAGAGGATGAGTGTGACCTGGAAGAGTACTGCGATGGGCAGAAGGCTGTCTGTCCAGAGGATGTGTTCGCTGTCAACGGCCTCCCGTGCGAAGAAGGTCGGGGATACTGCTACAATGGCAACTGTCCACAGAGGCCAGACCAGTGCGTTAAGATGTATGGAGTGG GTGCTATTGAGGCTGCAAGATACTGCTACGACAAGAACACCAGGGGAACCTACTTCGCATTCTGCAAGCGAACAGCTACCCAGTACATCCCCTGCCAGGCGGA AGACGTGATGTGCGGCAAGCTTTTCTGCCACAACGGGCAGGGCAACCCCAACTACGGCCGCATGGTCCAATTCGGCAACTGTAAGGCCTCCTTCTTCGACGATGAGGACCACACCAAAGACTACGGACAGGTGGACGCCGGGTCGAAATGTGGCGATGGGATG GTGTGCAGCCAGAACGAGTGCGTGGAGCTGAAGACGGCTTACAGGAACACCAATTGCTCAGCCAGATGCTCCGGTCACGCT GTGTGTAACCACAAGAACCAGTGTCAGTGCATGCCCGGCTGGATGCCCCCCGACTGCACATCCGAAGACGGACAATTCTCTCTCTCCAAAA agggGGTCATTGGTGTTGCCGTGGCGGTGATACTGGTGCTGTTGGGGCTCGTCGCTGCTGTTCTGGCCTTCCTCTGGAAAAAGGGAAAGATACCGAC GATGCACGCTCAGAGGAAACCGGCCCGACCCAGAGAACAGCCCGGCACCCGCCCGTACACAGCGCCACCTCCTGTCCAGTTCATGCAACCTTCAAAG CCTGCGGTTGTGAAGCCCAGAatagctccacctccaccaccccccGCTGGGAATAGACCAAAACCTCTGATGCCAAACTACATGGGTGCACGTCAG GCACTGAGGCCAGTCCCGCCACCAAAGGTCTGA